One genomic window of Sulfurovum lithotrophicum includes the following:
- a CDS encoding 30S ribosomal protein S1 — MKFEDIEIEDVDFEAMLEESFKKSESRSDLVTGTVVKIDEKDNLAVVDIGGGRDANLALDEIKDEEGNILFNVGDNIDVLNMGRGRISYKAALGRAALNEFISEYDEEQEYIIEGVVTKKNKGGYVVEVDGLEFFMPRTLSYLSSKPGFEAIGKKVKAVIVKVDKDKGSVVVSRKELIERDKAKTDEIVGELLENKEPVVGTIKKITSYGMFVDVGGMDGLVHYSQISHKGPVNPSKYFQEGDEVNVIALEYDKKKRHLSLSIKDANPDPWADIDSIIGVGDTVTATVSNIEPYGVFVDLGEDLEAFLHVSEISWDKNVKHPKDYLTNGEEINVEVIEVDKEGRRLRVSLKSLLPKPMDAFVQQYRVGDVVKGKVTSITDFGAFVKVGSVEGLLHNQEISWDKSKNAKSELAVGDEVEVKIIKIDKDAGKISLSKKALEDSPIKAFAQTHKNGSIVTGTVKDKKDFGVFIALDDNVDALIRTEDLHPLKFDEIEKGQEIKGVISFIDENNDRIRVSVKRLERQEEREAMEQLNLNQDDSMTLGDAFGDKFKK; from the coding sequence ATGAAGTTCGAAGATATCGAAATAGAAGATGTAGATTTTGAGGCGATGCTTGAGGAATCGTTTAAAAAATCAGAATCAAGAAGTGATTTGGTAACCGGTACGGTCGTTAAGATCGATGAGAAAGACAATTTGGCTGTAGTGGATATCGGTGGCGGTAGAGATGCAAACCTAGCACTCGACGAGATCAAAGATGAAGAGGGAAATATTCTCTTTAATGTCGGTGACAACATTGATGTATTGAACATGGGTAGGGGACGTATCTCTTACAAAGCGGCACTCGGAAGAGCGGCATTGAACGAGTTCATCTCTGAGTATGACGAAGAGCAGGAATATATCATCGAAGGTGTTGTGACCAAGAAGAACAAAGGCGGATACGTCGTTGAGGTGGATGGTCTTGAATTCTTCATGCCACGCACACTTTCATACCTTTCTTCGAAGCCAGGTTTTGAAGCTATTGGCAAAAAAGTCAAAGCAGTTATCGTAAAAGTCGATAAAGACAAAGGGTCAGTTGTTGTTTCAAGAAAAGAACTTATCGAAAGAGATAAGGCGAAAACAGATGAGATCGTTGGAGAACTTCTAGAGAATAAAGAGCCTGTCGTAGGTACGATCAAAAAGATTACATCTTACGGTATGTTTGTAGATGTGGGTGGAATGGACGGTCTTGTTCACTATTCACAGATCTCCCATAAAGGTCCGGTCAATCCTTCCAAATATTTCCAGGAAGGTGACGAGGTCAATGTCATTGCACTTGAATATGATAAGAAAAAAAGACATCTTTCTCTTTCTATCAAAGATGCCAATCCTGATCCTTGGGCAGATATCGATTCTATCATCGGTGTAGGCGATACAGTAACAGCAACAGTTTCCAACATTGAGCCTTACGGTGTATTCGTTGATCTTGGTGAAGATCTTGAAGCGTTCCTTCATGTATCTGAAATTTCTTGGGATAAAAATGTCAAGCACCCCAAAGATTATCTGACAAACGGCGAAGAGATCAATGTTGAAGTGATCGAAGTTGACAAAGAAGGCAGAAGACTCAGAGTAAGCCTCAAGAGCCTTCTTCCTAAACCTATGGATGCATTTGTACAGCAGTACAGAGTCGGTGATGTCGTCAAAGGTAAAGTCACTTCCATTACAGATTTTGGTGCTTTTGTAAAAGTAGGTTCGGTAGAAGGTCTTCTTCATAACCAGGAGATATCATGGGATAAGAGCAAGAATGCCAAGTCTGAACTTGCAGTCGGTGACGAAGTTGAAGTGAAGATCATTAAGATCGACAAAGATGCAGGGAAAATTTCTCTGAGCAAAAAAGCGCTTGAAGATTCTCCGATCAAAGCATTTGCACAGACGCACAAGAACGGTTCTATCGTAACCGGTACTGTCAAGGACAAAAAAGATTTCGGTGTATTTATCGCACTTGACGACAATGTCGATGCACTGATCAGAACGGAAGACCTCCACCCGCTTAAATTCGACGAGATCGAAAAAGGCCAGGAGATCAAAGGTGTGATCTCTTTCATCGACGAGAACAATGACAGGATCAGAGTATCCGTCAAGAGACTTGAGCGACAGGAAGAGAGAGAAGCGATGGAACAACTCAATCTTAACCAGGATGATAGCATGACACTCGGCGATGCTTTCGGTGACAAGTTCAAAAAATAA
- the aroA gene encoding 3-phosphoshikimate 1-carboxyvinyltransferase, with product MNSITLKPIRYIEGEVNLPGSKSLSNRALLIAALAEGTTRITNLLESDDTRHMLNALKLLGVEYTLSEDRTECTVVGNGGPFHTKKPLELFLGNAGTAMRPLCAALTLGSGTYVLTGELRMKERPIGHLVDALREAGAKITYLENEGYPPLKIEADGLKGGEVRIDGSISSQFLTALLMAAPMARGDMQIDIVGELVSKPYIDITLHIMKQFGVEVRNENYERFFIKGGQTYQALETFMVEGDASSASYFLAAAAIKGGTVKVTGIGKASIQGDVAFADVLEKMGAKVEWGDDYVSVSRGELNAVNMDFNHIPDAAMTIATTALFAEGTTTLRNIYNWRVKETDRLHAMATELRKVGAEVEEGEDYLTITPPVQLKHASIDTYDDHRMAMCFSLLALDPVSVTINEPECTAKTFPTYFEVFESISRY from the coding sequence ATGAACAGCATCACACTCAAGCCGATCAGATACATCGAAGGAGAAGTAAATCTTCCCGGCTCCAAAAGTCTCTCCAACAGAGCGCTGCTGATCGCGGCACTGGCAGAAGGAACAACCAGGATCACCAATCTGCTTGAGAGTGACGATACCCGGCATATGCTCAATGCGCTTAAACTTCTGGGTGTGGAATATACACTTTCGGAAGACAGAACGGAATGTACCGTGGTTGGAAACGGCGGCCCCTTTCATACGAAAAAACCTCTGGAACTCTTTTTGGGAAATGCCGGAACAGCCATGCGCCCGCTATGTGCTGCTTTGACGCTGGGAAGCGGAACCTATGTGCTTACCGGAGAACTGCGTATGAAAGAGCGGCCTATAGGCCATCTGGTGGATGCACTTAGAGAAGCAGGGGCGAAGATCACTTACCTTGAGAATGAAGGGTATCCGCCGTTGAAGATCGAAGCTGACGGACTCAAAGGCGGAGAGGTCAGGATAGACGGTTCGATCTCGAGCCAGTTTTTGACGGCACTCCTGATGGCTGCACCGATGGCTCGGGGAGACATGCAGATTGATATCGTGGGCGAACTTGTATCCAAACCCTACATCGACATAACATTGCATATCATGAAGCAGTTCGGTGTGGAGGTTCGTAATGAGAATTATGAACGTTTCTTTATTAAAGGTGGACAAACCTACCAGGCGCTTGAAACTTTCATGGTCGAAGGAGATGCCTCTTCGGCTTCCTATTTCCTGGCGGCAGCGGCCATTAAGGGCGGGACGGTCAAAGTGACAGGTATAGGGAAAGCATCTATACAGGGAGATGTCGCTTTTGCAGATGTACTTGAGAAGATGGGTGCCAAAGTAGAATGGGGAGATGACTATGTCTCCGTCAGTAGGGGAGAGCTCAATGCGGTCAATATGGATTTCAACCATATCCCCGATGCGGCGATGACCATTGCGACCACGGCACTGTTCGCCGAAGGGACGACTACCCTGCGTAACATCTACAATTGGCGTGTCAAAGAGACGGACAGGCTCCATGCCATGGCAACGGAATTGCGTAAAGTAGGTGCGGAAGTGGAAGAGGGTGAGGATTATCTCACCATTACCCCTCCTGTGCAGCTCAAGCATGCCTCCATCGATACCTATGATGATCATCGCATGGCGATGTGTTTTTCACTACTCGCACTTGACCCGGTCTCCGTGACAATCAACGAACCTGAATGTACGGCTAAGACTTTCCCAACCTATTTTGAGGTATTTGAGAGTATTTCCCGTTATTAA
- a CDS encoding 4-hydroxy-3-methylbut-2-enyl diphosphate reductase, which translates to MKIQLASSYGFCFGVKRAIKIAEEHQGSKTYGPLIHNKDEINRLKEGFDIGLAEKLDDVTPEDSVVIRTHGIPKDELSQLKAQENPIIDATCPYVTTPQNIVANMSEKGYSIVIFGDKEHPEIKGVVSYAKDLRNAFIVRHEDELEGLPILSKVAVVAQTTRKPEDFLKIVNALILNHKEVRVFNTICNATFENQDAAAELARDADVMIVIGGKHSSNTKQLHSICKSYCDDSYLVENESELDPQWFGGKKLCGISAGASTPDWIVQNVIDKIEALK; encoded by the coding sequence ATGAAGATACAGCTTGCATCGAGTTACGGTTTCTGTTTCGGGGTGAAGCGCGCCATCAAGATCGCTGAAGAGCATCAGGGAAGCAAGACCTACGGACCGCTTATCCATAACAAAGACGAGATTAACCGCCTCAAAGAAGGGTTTGATATCGGACTGGCCGAAAAACTCGATGATGTGACACCGGAAGATTCCGTGGTTATCCGTACACATGGTATCCCCAAAGATGAACTTTCCCAGCTTAAAGCACAGGAGAACCCGATCATTGATGCGACCTGTCCCTATGTGACGACACCCCAGAATATCGTTGCAAATATGAGTGAAAAAGGTTACAGTATTGTCATTTTCGGTGACAAAGAGCACCCTGAGATCAAAGGTGTTGTCTCTTATGCAAAAGACCTTCGCAACGCTTTCATCGTCAGGCATGAAGATGAACTTGAAGGGCTTCCTATCCTTTCAAAAGTAGCAGTGGTAGCGCAAACTACCCGAAAGCCGGAAGATTTTCTAAAGATCGTCAATGCGCTGATCCTCAACCATAAAGAGGTACGTGTCTTCAATACGATCTGCAATGCGACATTCGAAAACCAGGATGCAGCGGCAGAGCTTGCCAGGGATGCAGATGTCATGATCGTGATAGGAGGGAAACACTCTTCCAATACCAAACAGCTGCACTCTATCTGCAAAAGTTACTGTGATGACAGCTACCTGGTAGAGAATGAATCGGAACTGGATCCCCAATGGTTCGGGGGGAAGAAGCTTTGCGGTATTTCGGCGGGTGCTTCAACACCGGACTGGATCGTTCAAAACGTTATTGATAAAATCGAAGCATTAAAGTAA